In a genomic window of Sporosarcina trichiuri:
- a CDS encoding O-antigen ligase family protein, whose protein sequence is MELNRHNIMLALVAFVMIQPIIDVLTTASLLFIDLPLTLGVIIRLAYLAAMAVWILNESRKSKRARLYLLYLAGLAVFVIINFIVGYTVKEPFYIVQELTYYTKVVYFHVLFFGFLLILEAMKKEDGSDTARQLVNYFLIASLTISVVFIIAHLTGTSMANYARSKEGWTGWFYAGNEIGASMSILLPITALFAVYKQTTTRKFLHWLPFVLLSLAMLALGTKVGYGGILIVLLSIFFGSLLLLLTTKEYPARQRVKANSFVSLLLLIALVVSTPFTPVFGNMYAHLDILGISLEKPQVPVDEDGNQLPPDGEEEPEEPLINAEQFENLVFSSRETYKADYIEQFKDAPISQKLFGMGFAGNYDVPGPHKPLKMIEMDFHDWFFSFGILGFIYMVAPIVWFAGKFIIKFVTNLKENFNYFSILTGVAFLVGIGIAYTAGHTLTAPSVSVWLAFLLAAVTVVSKDGTIKPDLE, encoded by the coding sequence ATGGAACTTAACCGACACAACATCATGCTAGCGCTGGTGGCGTTCGTCATGATCCAGCCGATCATCGATGTCCTCACCACGGCGTCGCTCTTGTTCATCGACCTTCCGTTGACGCTCGGCGTCATCATCCGTCTCGCGTATCTTGCCGCCATGGCCGTCTGGATACTCAACGAGTCACGGAAAAGCAAACGGGCCCGGCTGTACCTACTGTATCTTGCGGGGCTGGCCGTATTTGTCATCATCAACTTTATTGTAGGCTATACCGTTAAAGAACCGTTCTATATTGTGCAGGAACTTACATACTATACGAAGGTCGTCTACTTCCACGTCCTGTTCTTCGGTTTCCTGCTGATCTTGGAAGCAATGAAAAAAGAGGACGGGTCGGATACGGCACGTCAGCTCGTCAACTACTTCCTGATCGCCTCACTGACGATCAGTGTCGTGTTCATCATCGCCCACCTGACCGGCACGAGCATGGCGAACTATGCCCGCTCGAAGGAAGGCTGGACCGGCTGGTTCTATGCGGGTAACGAGATCGGCGCGTCGATGTCGATCCTCCTGCCGATCACCGCACTGTTTGCTGTCTACAAGCAGACGACGACGCGCAAGTTCCTGCACTGGCTGCCGTTCGTCCTGCTGTCGCTCGCGATGCTCGCGCTCGGAACGAAGGTCGGTTACGGCGGCATCCTGATCGTGCTGCTCAGCATCTTCTTCGGAAGTCTGCTATTACTGCTGACAACGAAGGAGTATCCAGCCCGGCAGCGGGTGAAGGCGAACTCGTTCGTGTCGCTTCTGCTGCTGATCGCCCTCGTCGTCTCGACACCATTCACGCCGGTGTTCGGCAATATGTACGCCCACCTCGACATTCTTGGCATCTCACTCGAGAAACCGCAGGTGCCTGTCGACGAGGACGGCAACCAACTGCCGCCGGATGGGGAAGAGGAGCCAGAAGAACCGCTCATTAACGCCGAGCAGTTCGAGAACCTCGTCTTCAGCAGCCGGGAGACGTACAAGGCGGATTACATCGAACAATTTAAGGACGCCCCGATTTCCCAGAAACTGTTCGGAATGGGCTTCGCAGGGAACTACGACGTCCCCGGGCCGCATAAGCCGCTCAAGATGATTGAGATGGACTTCCACGACTGGTTCTTCTCCTTCGGCATTCTCGGGTTCATCTACATGGTGGCGCCGATCGTCTGGTTCGCCGGCAAGTTCATCATCAAGTTCGTGACGAACCTGAAAGAGAACTTTAACTACTTCAGCATCCTGACGGGCGTCGCGTTCCTCGTCGGCATCGGCATCGCCTACACGGCAGGGCACACGCTGACGGCACCATCGGTCTCCGTCTGGCTCGCGTTCCTGCTCGCCGCCGTGACGGTCGTGTCGAAAGACGGCACCATCAAGCCCGATCTGGAATAA
- a CDS encoding S-layer homology domain-containing protein, protein MAQQPKSYKKFVATAATATLVASAIVPVASANVSTSAFTDVPASYKDAVNFVVEYNIAKGMTETQFGISMQIKRGDAAIMIANAAGLNDEKAPSAGFSDVPNRGKLAVNSLKKAGVINGKTATKFGFEDNITRGEAAIMLQKAFELKAGTTSNSFTDVSDRYDAAVDALVANNVTNGINKTQFGTQNPIKRGDFAKFLYALKDKIEPVDPNPPVVEGNRLILTASKGSITADGGDNTVITAKIVDENGVVAKDADDLVLKFDATYGQLANNRVTVQDGVATVVLTSEFSKTTLDSIVTARLIEAAPDSKWNDEIGKLVSSTTVKFTPASGTAWQTALITGAESNMADRLTVFFDKDVAPSSFLGDNPLGLTVNQTNNKKIVGYKAVPNNSKAIEVILDKDTTLANNKTVTVGQITKEGTVNSRSFILTDARQPEATSVAQTAYNELEVTFSEPIQDVQKQQLLIDGGTVTIKSVENGEFSQTEGDFRNKLVVKTDRFIKSGKHSIQLSGIKDFAGNESTNQILDFTVQGSDVIPAATAKVESPEQFRVNFNTFVEGFKPADMKLEVYNEDAKEWVPAVAGAVPNLKKTPEFKVTSYNENNTYTMNTEYLYELTEDWTVLFDTKNTNDNYYNHKFRMVLDKDKVENPANEKKNFKQEIDLSYSGSALATPDTTSPKLVGTPKQITTGDWKGHFDVRFDKPVKDRDLDPGLNTPSQLQGSTIPKVVVEFIGTNKDGKKITVDGQVVRYADKMEDGFLVKPVRDLQTEVDEAGFAEDWELVVRNVTDDVGNAASTLTQKFTVTKSPAATLFAVKTDKYDGVDFYLNGTGADEVVLNFTSAVQYTGNTENALNASNYTLNGKELPKGAKFTLADSNGNVKDGYEKVTITLPDGTLNGNSNVINLSKGLKSANGVAISGITEIAKAPKDQKPGDVVVDKAALAAAITDAKTKVEADYTAASWTTFKNALTAAEAVNAKANATEAEVTAATTALKNAQAALIGKGEANVTTFGALNAGNQIKDNGLGQTLVSFLESNLSADMKGSSYTIVVDGTTHTFVKSSLNPDRYSVTLQGKYDAATINAAKVTVNK, encoded by the coding sequence ATGGCTCAACAACCAAAATCGTACAAAAAGTTTGTAGCAACAGCTGCAACGGCTACACTCGTCGCTTCTGCGATCGTACCAGTAGCATCTGCGAATGTATCAACTTCTGCATTCACGGACGTACCTGCTTCTTATAAGGATGCAGTCAACTTTGTTGTCGAATACAACATCGCAAAAGGTATGACAGAAACTCAATTCGGTATCAGCATGCAGATCAAACGCGGCGACGCTGCAATCATGATCGCTAACGCTGCTGGCCTGAACGACGAGAAAGCACCTTCAGCTGGTTTCTCCGACGTTCCGAACCGTGGTAAGCTTGCAGTCAACTCTTTGAAGAAGGCTGGCGTTATCAACGGTAAGACAGCTACAAAGTTCGGCTTTGAAGACAACATCACACGCGGTGAAGCGGCAATCATGCTTCAAAAAGCGTTCGAGCTGAAAGCTGGCACGACTTCAAACAGCTTCACAGACGTATCCGACCGTTATGACGCAGCAGTGGATGCACTGGTTGCGAACAACGTAACAAACGGTATCAACAAAACACAATTCGGAACACAGAACCCAATCAAACGCGGCGACTTCGCGAAGTTCTTGTATGCACTCAAAGACAAGATCGAACCAGTTGATCCTAACCCACCAGTAGTGGAAGGCAACCGTCTGATCCTGACAGCTTCCAAGGGCTCCATCACTGCTGACGGCGGAGACAACACTGTCATCACTGCGAAAATCGTCGACGAGAACGGCGTAGTTGCGAAAGATGCAGACGACCTTGTATTGAAGTTCGATGCAACTTACGGCCAATTGGCTAACAACCGTGTAACTGTTCAAGACGGTGTTGCGACTGTTGTCCTCACTTCCGAGTTCAGCAAAACGACACTTGATTCAATTGTAACTGCTCGCTTGATCGAAGCAGCTCCTGATTCGAAGTGGAATGACGAAATCGGTAAGCTTGTCAGCTCGACAACTGTGAAGTTCACTCCGGCTTCCGGAACAGCTTGGCAGACAGCACTCATCACTGGCGCAGAATCCAACATGGCGGACCGCCTGACTGTCTTCTTCGACAAAGATGTTGCACCATCTTCATTCCTTGGCGACAACCCGCTTGGATTGACTGTCAACCAGACAAACAACAAGAAGATTGTCGGTTACAAAGCAGTGCCGAACAACTCGAAAGCGATCGAAGTGATCCTTGACAAAGACACAACTCTGGCGAACAACAAGACAGTGACTGTCGGTCAGATCACTAAAGAAGGAACAGTCAACAGCCGCTCGTTCATCCTGACTGACGCTCGTCAGCCGGAAGCGACTTCTGTTGCACAGACAGCTTACAACGAGCTGGAAGTAACATTCTCAGAGCCGATCCAGGACGTTCAGAAGCAGCAGCTCCTGATCGACGGCGGAACAGTTACTATCAAGTCAGTTGAAAACGGTGAATTCAGCCAGACAGAAGGTGACTTCCGTAACAAGCTGGTTGTCAAAACTGACCGTTTCATCAAATCCGGTAAGCACTCCATCCAGCTGTCAGGCATCAAAGACTTCGCTGGCAACGAGTCGACGAACCAGATCCTCGACTTCACAGTACAAGGCAGCGATGTTATCCCTGCAGCAACTGCAAAAGTCGAATCGCCAGAGCAGTTCCGCGTGAACTTCAACACATTCGTGGAAGGCTTCAAGCCAGCTGACATGAAACTTGAAGTTTACAACGAAGATGCAAAAGAGTGGGTTCCTGCAGTAGCTGGAGCTGTTCCAAACCTTAAGAAGACTCCTGAATTCAAAGTGACTTCTTATAACGAGAACAACACATACACGATGAATACAGAATATCTGTATGAATTGACTGAAGACTGGACTGTATTGTTCGATACGAAGAATACAAACGATAACTACTACAACCACAAGTTCCGCATGGTCCTTGATAAGGATAAAGTAGAAAACCCTGCAAACGAGAAGAAGAACTTCAAGCAGGAAATCGACTTGAGCTACTCCGGTTCTGCTCTTGCAACTCCGGATACTACAAGCCCGAAATTGGTCGGCACACCGAAGCAGATAACAACTGGCGACTGGAAAGGCCACTTCGATGTACGTTTCGACAAGCCTGTTAAAGACCGCGATCTCGATCCAGGTCTGAACACACCATCCCAGCTTCAAGGTTCTACAATCCCGAAAGTGGTTGTTGAATTCATCGGAACGAACAAAGATGGCAAGAAGATCACTGTTGACGGCCAAGTTGTCCGTTATGCAGACAAAATGGAAGACGGCTTCCTCGTCAAGCCTGTCCGCGATCTGCAGACAGAAGTTGACGAAGCTGGATTCGCAGAAGACTGGGAGCTTGTTGTCCGTAACGTAACGGATGATGTAGGTAACGCAGCTTCTACATTGACTCAGAAATTCACTGTCACGAAGTCACCTGCTGCGACATTGTTCGCTGTCAAGACTGACAAGTACGACGGTGTGGACTTCTACCTGAACGGTACAGGCGCTGACGAAGTTGTCCTCAACTTCACATCTGCTGTCCAGTACACAGGCAACACAGAGAACGCGCTGAACGCTTCGAACTACACGCTGAACGGTAAAGAATTGCCGAAAGGCGCGAAATTCACATTGGCTGACAGCAACGGCAACGTGAAAGACGGTTACGAGAAAGTTACCATCACTCTTCCAGACGGAACATTGAATGGCAACTCTAACGTCATCAACCTTTCTAAGGGCTTGAAGTCCGCTAACGGTGTTGCTATCTCTGGAATTACTGAAATTGCAAAAGCACCGAAGGACCAGAAGCCTGGTGATGTAGTTGTCGACAAGGCGGCTCTTGCAGCAGCTATCACTGATGCAAAAACTAAAGTGGAAGCAGATTACACTGCGGCTTCTTGGACTACATTCAAGAACGCATTGACTGCTGCTGAAGCAGTTAACGCAAAAGCTAATGCTACTGAAGCAGAAGTTACAGCTGCTACAACAGCATTGAAGAATGCTCAGGCAGCGTTGATCGGTAAAGGAGAGGCGAACGTGACTACATTCGGTGCACTTAATGCAGGTAACCAAATTAAGGATAACGGACTTGGTCAAACACTCGTATCCTTCCTTGAAAGCAATTTGAGTGCTGATATGAAAGGTTCTTCTTACACAATTGTTGTGGATGGAACTACACACACATTCGTTAAGAGTTCACTGAATCCTGATCGTTACTCTGTAACATTGCAAGGTAAATATGATGCAGCTACGATTAACGCTGCAAAAGTAACAGTCAACAAATAA